In the genome of Arthrobacter sp. PAMC25284, the window AACTCCTTCTTCTTAGCTGCCGCGGCGAGGCCTCAGACGCAATCTAGCGCAAGGCCCACCCTCGCTGCGGAGTTTGTGTTGCCCGGCCACCTTTCACCCTGAATCACAGAAAAGGCCCCGAACGTAATGCGAAACGCACAGAAGCCCTCAGGAATGCCCGTCCACCGGTACGTCCCCTTCCAGGACCTGATCACCGTGGAACTGCCCGACCGCAACTGGCCGGACAAGGTCATCACCAAGGCCCCCCGCTGGTGCGCCGTGGACCTGCGTGACGGCAACCAGGCCTTGATAGATCCAATGAGCCCGGCCCGCAAGATGAAGATGTTCGATCTGCTGGTACGGATGGGCTACAAGGAAATCGAGGTCGGATTCCCGTCGGCATCGCAGACCGACTTCGACTTTGTCCGGCAGTTGATCGAAGGCAACCACATCCCGGATGACGTCTCGATCCAGGTCCTGACGCAGGCCCGTGAGCACCTGATCGAGCGCACCTACGAATCCCTCGTCGGCGCGAAGCAGGCAATCGTCCATCTCTATAACTCCACGTCTGTCCTGCAGCGCCGGGTTGTGTTTAACCAGGACGAGGATGGCATCCTGGATATCGCCCTGCAAGGGGCCCGGCTGTGCAAAAAATACGAGGAAACTCTCGGCGATACCCACATCACGTACGAATATTCACCGGAGTCGTTCACCGGCACCGAGCTCGAATACGCGGCCCGGGTCTGCAACGCGGTCGCCGATGTCTTCGAGGCGTCCGCGGACCGGCAGGTCATCATCAACCTGCCCGCTACAGTCGAAATGGCCACGCCCAACGTTTACGCCGACTCGATCGAATGGATGCACCGTAACCTGCACCCGCGCGAGGGCATCATCATCTCCCTGCACCCGCACAATGACCGGGGTACCGGCGTCGCGGCCGCAGAACTCGGCTACCTGGCCGGTGCCGACCGGATCGAAGGCTGCCTGTTCGGCAACGGTGAGCGGACCGGCAACGTGGATCTGGTGACGCTGGGCCTGAACATGTTTGTCCAGGGCATCGACCCGATGATCGATTTCTCGGACATCGATGAGATCCGCCGAACCGTCGAGTACTGCAACCAGCTGCCGGTCGCAGAACGCTCCCCGTATGGCGGGGACCTCGTCTTCACCGCGTTTTCCGGCTCCCACCAGGATGCCATCAAGAAGGGCCTCGAGGCGCTCGAGAAGGACGCCGCGGCGGCCGGAAAAGACGTCGCCGACTACCCGTGGCAGGTCCCGTACCTGCCAGTGGATCCCAAAGACGTCGGCCGCAGCTATGAGGCTGTTATCCGGGTCAACTCCCAGTCCGGCAAGGGCGGCGTCGCCTACCTGCTCAAAAACGAACACAGCCTGGACCTGCCCCGCCGTGCGCAGATCGAGTTCTCCGGCGTCATCCAGAAACAGACGGACACCATGGGCGGCGAGGTCAGCGGCGCCCGGCTCTGGCAGGTTTTCCAGGATGAGTACCTGCCATCCGGCGCTGCCGATGAGCAGTGGGGACGCTACGCCCTCGGTGCGATCAGCACTGAAACGGACGAAGGCGGCGACATGACACTGACGGCGGCGTTGAAGGTCGACGGCGTCCAGGTCCGCCGCACCGGCACCGGCAACGGCCCTATTGCGGCGCTGTTGAGTATTCTCCGCGAAGACGGCGTCGACGTCCGCGTCCTGGACTACAGCGAGCACGCCCTCTCGGAAGGCGGCAGCGCCTTGGCCGCCGCCTACGTCGAGTGCGCCGTGGGGGAACGGGTCCTCTGGGGTGTCGGAATCGACGCAAACACCAGCACTTCCGCGCTCAAGGCCGTTATCTCCGCCGTGAACCGTGCCATCCGGGACGCTCGCGCCTGAGAGTTCATGAGTGCGCCCTGCGCCGCCGGGACATCGGCGGTGAAGGGCGCGCTCATGCCGTGTTTCCCGACAGACAGTGCGAAGATTAACCGTGGCCCCATCCTTTGCAGCGCGCACCTACCGCGACGACGCCGTGGTGCTTCGCACCCATAAACTGGGCGAGGCCGACCGCATCATTACGCTGCTGACCAAGCATCACGGCCAGGTCCGGGCCGTTGCCAAGGGAGTCCGCCGCACCAGCAGCCGCTTCGGTGCCCGGCTGGAACCCTTTATGGTTGCCGATCTCCAGCTCATCTCCGGCCGCAGCCTGGACATCGTCACGCAGGCCGTCGCGAAGGGCGCCTACGGCGGCGCCATTGCCGCCGATTATGGCCGGTATACGGTGGCGGCGGCCATGACCGAAACTGCCGAGAAACTCACCGACGTCGACGGCGAGTCCGGAACCGCCCAGTACAACCTGCTCGTGGGGGCACTGGCCTCCCTGAGCCGTTCGGACCATGCCCCGGAACTGATCCTCGATTCCTATCTGCTCCGGGCCCTGTCCACCGGCGGGTGGGCGCCCAGCTTCACTGACTGCGCACGCTGCGGTGCCGCCGGGCCGCACAATGCCTTTTCCGCGCCGCTCGGCGGCATGGTCTGCCCGGACTGCCGGCCGCCGGGATCCCCGGCCCCCGCCGTGGAAACTGTACTCCTTCTGGGTGCCCTCCTCACCGGGAACTGGGCGACGGCGGACGCCTCCGCCACCGTCCACCGTCGTGAAGCCGCCGGTCTGGTTGCGGGCTACTTGCAGTGGCATTTGGAACGTGTCCTTAAATCCCTCAAACACGTGGAGCGTACTTAACAGTGGCGTTGGGAAAGAGCCTGGGGCGGAACCCGGGGAAGAAGAGTCCGGTCCGGCAACGGAGCACACCGGTGGTGGCCCCGTACCCGCACGCTTCCGGAGCTGTCCCGCCAGCGATCCCGCCCGAACTCATACCGCGGCACGTCGCTATCGTGATGGACGGCAATGGCCGCTGGGCGAACCAGCGCGGCCTGCCTCGGATCGAGGGACACAAAGCGGGGGAGCCGGCCCTTCTGGATGTTGTGGCCGGCGCGATCGAACTCGGCATCGAATACATCAGTGTGTACGCCTTTTCCACCGAGAACTGGCGCCGGTCCCCGGAGGAGATCCGCTTTCTGATGGGCTTCAACAAGGACGTGCTGCGCCGCCAACGCAACCAGCTCGATGACTGGGGCGTCCGCATCCGCTGGTCCGGGCGGCGCCCCAGGCTGTGGGGATCGGTGATCCGCGAACTGGAGGAAGCCGAGGACTACACCCTGGGCAACAGCACCTGCACCCTGAACATGTGCGTCAACTACGGCGGCCGGGCGGAGATCGCGGACGCCGTGACCGCCATCGCGGAGGATGTCGCCGCGGGGCGCCTCAAGCCCAAGGCCATCACGGAACGGACCATCCAGAAGTATCTGGACGAACCCGACCTCCCCGATGTGGACTTGTTTCTGCGCAGCTCCGGAGAGCAGCGGTTGTCGAACTTCATGCTGTGGCAGTCGGCCTATGCCGAATTCGTTTTCCTCGACACGCTGTGGCCTGACGTGGACCGGCGCACCCTGTGGGATGCCGTTGACATTTACGCCCAGCGTGACCGCCGCTATGGCGGGGCTGTCGACGCCGCCCCCGGCGCTCCCGCCGGTTAGCCCCTTATCCCGGACAGGCGCGCAGCCACTGGACGAGATCCCGATAGGCCTCCCGCCGGATGCCGCGGCGGGACAGGAAGATGTCGTGGATCGCTCCGGGGTAGCGGTAGATGGAGGTCCGGCGGCCCAGGCCCAGTGCGCGGCGGGCGGTTTCCTCTACGTCGATGACGGCGTCGACGCCCATCAGCTCCTCGCTCCATTCGGCCTGGATCCGGGTCCTCCCGGCCAGCATGATCAGCACCGGTTCCTGGATGTCCAGCTTGCCCTCCACGAGCGCATGCCCCGCAAGTACGGCTTTGGTCCAGCCCGCCCTGATCGGAAACGACGCCGTCGGACGCCACCGCGGGTCCAGCTCCCATTCGCCGTGTGCCTCCCGGCTCACGCTCTCCCAGTAGCCGGGCATATTGGGCAGCCGAAAGGACTGGTGGGGATCCGTCCGCGCCAGCAGATCGACGAGCCGGGTGGCGATCGTGCGGATCAGGCTGCTGCCCTGAAGCTCCAGCCACGGTGCGTTCAGGATCAACGTCGCCAGTTCGCCCGGATGCCGTTCCGCCCACAGGGCAGCCACCAGGCCGCCGAAAGAATGTGCCACCAGATGCACGGCCGGCGCGTCGGCCCGGCCGGTGCGGAGGGCAAGGTCCGCCGCGATGGCTGCCATGGCGGCCGCGATGTCCTCGTCGTAGTCCGCGAGATCGGAGATGTCGCCGGGACTCTGCCAGTCCCGGAGGCTCCGGCCAAACTTGCGCAGGTCGAGCGCATAGAAGTGGAGGCCTTCGGCTCCGAGGTGTTCCGCGAGTTCCGCCTGCAGGAAGTAGTCCGCCCAGCCGTGCAGGTACAGAATCGCCTGCGGCGGTGCGGCGGGTGCCGGTGATGCAGCCGGCCCGGCATCGTCGGGGCAAAGCCGCCGTCGCAGCGCCGCAGCGAGCGGGCCGCCGCCCTCCGGTCTCCGGCCCGGACCCGGGGTCCCGGCCGGGGTCCCGGCCTGGACCCGGTGCCGGACTAGCGTGGCCACCACTGCCCCTTCGGTGTCCTGCGCCAGCGGCAGCTCCAGGCACTCGAACCCGCTGCCCAGCACGTCCGGCTGCCAGACGGCGTCCTCCCGGGTTGTCACGGTGCTCCGCCGTCATCCAGGACGTAGGCCCGGATCCAACGGGCAAGCCGGTTGTAGGCGTCCGCGCGGACCCGCGGTGCGGAGAGGAAAACATCGTGCAGGGCCCCATCGATCCGCTCCAGCGTCACAGTCCTGCCCAGGCTCAAAGCACGAACCGCGATCGTGTTCACATCCAGGACCGCGTCTGTGCTGCGCATGGATTCCTTCCAGAACATTCCGTTGGCGCTGGCCCCGGAAATGAGCACCAGGATCGGGACATCGATGTTCAACCCGCGGGCCACCCGGGACTGTCCGGCCAGGACGGCGCTGAGCCAGCCGGCCCGGACGGGGAACGCATGAGGTGGCCGGTACTGGTCGTCCAGCGTCCACTCGCCCTCGGCCGCGCTGCTGATGCTGCGCCAGTAGAAGCCCCGTTCCGGGAGCCGGATGACGGATTCGGGCCACAACCGGGCAAACGGCTCCACCATGGTCCTGAACGCACGGCGCAGAGCAGGACTGCCATGCACTTCCAGCCACGGGCTGTCCAGAACCAGCTGGGGCCGCGTCCCCCGGGTGGATGCTGGCCCACAACGCCGCGATCAGTCCGCCGGTGGAATGCCCCATCAGGGTCAGCTGCGGCGGGGCTGTTCCCGCCGGGCGGAGCGTGGCGATGATGCCGATGGCAGCGGTGATCTCGGCGTCGTAGTCGGACAGATCCGCAACGTACCCGCCGTGGGTTCCGTGCGGCAGGCTGCGGCCGTGGTTGTGCATGTCGAGGGCGAAGAAATCGAATCCCCGGGCTGCCCAGAACTCCGCCAGTTCGACGTTGAAGAAATAGTCGCTCCAGCCGTGCAGGAACAGCACCGCTCGGCCGTCCGCCGGACGTTGTTCGCCAGTGGCGTCCGGGATGCGCCGGACCAGGGTTGCCGTCCGTTCGATCCCGTCGGGACCCGCCGCCTGGAAGGCGCAGGCCTGATAGTCATCGCCCAGGATGTCTGTCTGCCAGTCCATCGTGACCTCCTCAGGAATCATGCTAGCGCCCGGCGCCCGCTGGCTGCCGGATGCTCCGGCGGAAAGCGGCGGCCCGGCCGTGCCGGGTCATACGGGCGTCCTGGTCGTGTCCGGGTTTGGTCTGGGCGGCATGAACCGGAAAACTAGAGCCATGCGCGTATATCCCACCTTCTTCCGGCTGGCCTTTTCATGGATGGACGCCGAGCGCGCCCACAAGATCGGCTTCAAGGCCATCCGGTTCGCCCACCGCTCCGGCGCCGGCCGGGTGCTGCAGAAGTTCACCGCGCCCGCGGCGTCGCTGCAGACCCAGGCGTTCGGTCTCACCTTTCCTTCGCCGTTCGGCCTTGCGGCCGGCTTCGACAAGGAAGGTCACGGCATTGAGGCGCTGACCGAGCTCGGCTTCGGCCACGTGGAGGTCGGGACCATCACCGGCCAGGCGCAGCCCGGCAACCCGGCACCCCGGCTGTTCCGTCTGGTCGAAGACCGGGCAGTGATCAACCGGATGGGCTTCAACAACGACGGCGCCGCTGCGGTGGCGCCGCGGCTCAAGTCCGCCAGAGCCGCCCTACAGCGCCACTACCCGGCTGTCCGACCCGTGATCGGCGTCAACATCGGCAAGAGCAAGGCGGTGGAACTGGACGACGCGGTTGAGGACTACCTCGTCAGCGCGCGCAGTCTTGCTCCGGCGGCGGACTACCTCGTAGTCAACGTCAGCTCTCCGAACACCCCCGGACTGCGACTGCTGCAGGACGTGGCGACCCTGAGGCCCCTGCTCACTGCGGTGGGGCAGGAAGCCGACAAGGCCGCCGGCCGGCACATCCCGCTGCTGGTCAAGATCGCGCCGGACCTCAGCGATGAGGACATCGACGACGTCGCGCGCCTGGCTATGGATCTGCAGTTGGACGGCATCATCGCAACCAACACCACCATTGGCCGCAGCGGGCTGGTCTCAGGCCCGGACACGGTCCAGGCCTGCGGCGCCGGCGGCCTCTCCGGAGTGCCCCTGAAGGTGCGCTCCCTCGAGGTCCTGGCCCGGCTCAAGGCCTTGACCAACGGGGAACTCACCCTGGTCTCAGTTGGCGGCGTGGAAACGGCGCAGGACGTCCAGGAACGGCTCGACGCCGGCGCCACCCTGGTCCAGGGCTACACAGCGTTCCTCTACGAGGGCCCGTTCTGGGCGGCCCGGATCAACCGGATGCTGGCCAAGCACCCCGCGCGGCGCTAAGCCACCGCAACTGCCCTGACATAAAAGAAGCCCCCGTCGCCGGGGGCTTCTTAGTTGCGGTTCCGCAAGGGCCGCGTCGGGTGGATCAGGAGGGGAACTCGCCGCGCCGGACCAGCGGCTTGGGCAGCCGCAGACGGCGGAACTGCAGGGAACGCATCGAGCCATACCAGACGGTGCCGCGATCGACGTCGCCGAACTTCTCGGTCAGGCGTTTCTTCAGCTTGCGGGAGAGGATAAAGACGTCAACAAAGACGGCCAGGAACATGATCCAGAATCCGCCCAGGACGTAAATCATCTGCTCACTCGCGGCCGGGACGAGGAGGGAGATGATCACGAACACAAGTGCGCCAAACATCAGGTATTCACCGAGGCTGAACCGCGCGTCCACGTAGTCGCGGGCAAACCGCTTCTGCGGGCCCTTGTCCCGCAACGGCAGGAACCGCTCATCCCCGGTGTCCAGGGCCTGCCGCATTTTGAGCCGCTGCTCCTGCACCGCGGCGCGCTCGGCCGCCTTAGACGCCTTACGGTCCTCCGGCACGAGTGGTCGCTTGCGAGCGGCCACTTGGGCGTTGCGCTTAGGCGTGGGCGCGCCCTTGCCTACAGCGGTGTCCCGGGCGGCAGCCGCGGCTGCCTGCCGGTCAATTTCATCCTGCGCCAGGGGCGCTTCCTTTTTACGTCCAAACACCCCTCCAGAATACCCCGCGGTTGCACGCCCGAGACGCAGCCCACACGGGATCAGGCCCGCAGCGGCGCCGTTTGCGGGGACAGGGGACACAGGTATTGTTCTGGCCATGACTTCATCTCCCGCGCAGAACCCGCATACCGCCGACGCCCGGACCGGTACCCTCGACGCCGAGGCCATACGTCAGGCCGTTACCGAATCGTTCGACGGGACCATCCGCCACTTGAAGGACCTGGTCGCGATCCCGGGGATCGCCTGGCCGAGCTTTGACCAGGAACCGCTGAACCGCAGCGCCGACGCTGTCGCCGAACTTGTCCGCTCCAGCGGCTTCGAGAACGTACAGATCCTCCGGTGCGACAAGGAGGACGGGACACCAGGCGGGCCTGCCGTCGTCGCCCGCCGCCCGGCTGCGGCCGGAAAACCGACAGTTCTCCTCTACGCCCACCACGACGTCCAGCCGACCGGTGACCTCGCGCTCTGGGAGACAGAACCGTTCACCGCCGTCGAACGCAACGGACGGCTCTACGGGCGCGGCGCCGCGGACGACAAGGCCGGGATCCTTGCCCACATCGCCGCCTATACGGCGGTATCCCGGGTCCTCGGGGAAGAACTTGGCCTCGGCGTCACATTTTTCTTCGAAGGCGAGGAAGAAGCAGGATCGCCGACCTTCCGGTCCTTCCTGGAGGCGCACCGTGACCTGCTGCGCGCGGACGTGATCATCGTCGCCGACTCCAGCAACTGGAAGGTTGGTGTGCCGGCGCTGACCACCAGCCTGCGCGGACTCGTGGACGGGACCATCGAGGTGCAGGTCCTGGACCACGCCGTGCACTCGGGCATGTTCGGCGGGCCGGTGCTCGACGCCCCCACGCTCCTTGCCCGGTTGATAGCCACCCTGCACGACGCCGAGGGAAACGTCGCGATCGAGGGGCTGGTGAGCCGGGACGACGCCGCCGTGGATCTGACCGAAGCCGAATACCGGGCCGACGCGTCGGTGCTCGACGGCGTGCGGCTGGCGGGGACGGGCAGCATCGCCTCACGGCTGTGGACCAAGCCGGCCCTGTCGATCATCGGATTCGACGCCCCTGCCGTTGATGTGGCCTCGAATACTCTGCTGCCGCGGGCACGCGCCAAATTCAGCCTGCGGCTCGCACCGGGGCAGGACCCGGTGGCCGCCATGGAGGCGGTAAACCGCCATGTGGAAGCCAACGCGCCCTTTGGTGCGCGGGTTATCTTCACTCCGGGGGAGAGCGGTAACTCCTTCCAGACGGACACGTCATCCAAAGCCGCAACCATGGCCATGTGGGCCCTCGGCGAGGCCTGGGGTGTGCCGGCGGTGGAAATGGGCATCGGCGGCTCAATTCCATTTATCGCCGACCTGACAGATCTTTACCCGGACGCGCAGATCCTGGTCACCGGCGTCGAGGATCCCGATTCCCGCGCCCACAGCGCCAACGAATCCCTGCACCTGGGAGACTTCCGGAACGCGGTCGTCGCTGAGGCCTTTTTGCTTGCCCGCCTCAATGCTGAGGGTCTTGGCTGAACCAGTCCGATTCGGGGGAGCCGGGCGCCGGTGGCAGGGGGAACATCCTGCCGGTTCCGGCGGTTACGTCAAGAGTTAGAGCTGCACGTCGGATCGACGTAGCATGTAGCTATAGCCCATACCGATTAAGTAGGGGCGGGCATCGTGCAAGCGGAGCCGCCACCACCGTTGCAAGAAGGTAGGCCATGAGCACTACAACCAATGAAAACAGCACCGACAGCACTGCTGCCGCGGACACGGAACTGGCTACCCACGAGGTTCAGCTGACCGATGTAGCAGCCGGCAAGGTCCGGAGCCTCCTCGAGCAGGAAGGCCGCACCGACCTGCGCCTTCGCGTTGCCGTGCAGCCGGGCGGCTGCTCCGGCCTGATCTACCAGCTCTACTTTGACGAGCGGCTCCTGGACGGAGACGCCGTCCGTGATTACGACGGCGTTGAAGTGGTCGTCGACAAGATGAGCGTTCCGTACCTTAGCGGCGCCAGCATCGACTTCGAGGACACGATCTCAAAGCAGGGCTTCACCATCGACAACCCCAACGCCGGCGGTTCGTGCGCCTGCGGTGATTCCTTCCACTAAGGCCGGGCATTTGCCCGGCCTTAGTGCCGGCCGGCGCCGTTACGGCGCCGGCCGCCGGGACTGTTGAAAAGACTCCCGACGCACGGTGCCAGCATGTGGGCGAAAGCTACCGGAGAGCGGTAAGCTCTACACCGAGTAGTAAAACTTTTAGTGTGCCCTGGCCGCCATTGACGGCTGGGCGACAGCAACAAGTAGGAAGGGCCGTCTGTGAGTTCGCAGAACCGAACCGGCAGCCGACGCAAACAGATCACTACGATCACTGGCTTGGCACTTGCCGGCGCGTTGGTATTGACCGGATGTTCACCAGAGGTACAGCGAGGGTGGCTGCCCACTGATCGTGGCACCACCAGCAACACTGGCCGCATCATGGACCTCTGGGTCAACTCATGGATTGCTGCTCTTGTTGTCGGCATCATCACTTGGGGCCTGTTGATCTGGTGCATCGTCGCTTACCGCCGGCGCAAGGGCACCGTAGGGTTCCCGCGGCAGAACAGCTTCAACCTGCCCCTTGAGGTCTTCTACCTCACCATCCCGCTGTTTATGGTCCTGGTGTTCTTCTACTTTACCGACCGTGACCAGCAAGCGATCGATGACCGCTCCCAGCCGGCCGACGTCGTTGTCGACGTCCGCGGCAAACAGTGGTCATGGGACTTCAACTACAAAAAGGGCGACGTCGTCACTGACGATGTCTACGAGGCCGGCGTTCAGGCCAACCTCACCGGCGAGGCCATCGACTTGGAGAAGCTGCCGACCTTGTACCTGCCGGTCAACAAGTCCGTGGAGCTTGAGCTGAATGCCCGCGACGTTATCCACTCCTTCTGGGTGCCGGCGTTCCTGCAGAAGCGGGACATGATCCCGGGCAAGACCAACTACATCAGGCTGACCCCCACCAAAGAGGGAACCTACGACGGCAAGTGCGCCGAACTCTGCGGCGAGTACCACTCCGAGATGCTTTTCCGCGTCAAGGTAGTCTCCGAGGCCGAGTTCGCCGCGCACCTGGCCGATCTCCGGCAGGCCGGCAACACCGGCTCACTGGGCGAAGAGTACGACCGCAACCCGGCCCCGGCCGAAACAAAGTAAGGGGAGCGACGTGGCAACTTACACCCAATCCGCATCCGCCGGGACCCTTGAGGCTCCCGTAGTACCCCGGTCCAAGGGACGTATCGTCGTCAACTGGATCACCTCGACCGACCACAAAACGATCGGGTACATGTACCTGATCGCGTCGTTTGTGTTCTTCTGCTTCGGCGGCATCATGGCGCTGCTTATCCGTGCCGAACTCTTCGAGCCGGGCATGCAGATCCTGCAGACCAAGGAGCAGTACAACCAGCTGTTCACCATGCACGGCACGGTGATGCTGCTGATGTTCGCGACCCCGCTGTTTGCCGGCTTCGCCAACGTCATTATGCCGCTGCAGATCGGTGCCCCCGATGTGGCGTTCCCGCGCCTGAACGCGCTGGCGTTCTGGTTCTTCCTGTTCGGTTCCACGATTGCGGTCTCGGGCTTCATCACCCCGCAGGGTGCGGCGTCCTTTGGCTGGTTCGCGTACGCGCCGCTGTCCAACACGACCTTCAGCCCCGGCGTGGGCGGTGACCTCTGGGTCTTCGGCCTGGCGCTCTCCGGCTTCGGCACCATCCTCGGTGCGGTCAACTTCATCACCACGATCATCTGCATGCGCGCCCCGGGCATGACCATGTGGCGCATGCCGATCTTCACCTGGAACGTCCTGGTGACGGCAATCCTGGTCCTGATGGCGTTCCCGCCGCTCGCGGCGGCACTGTTCGCCCTCGGCGCGGACCGTAAGTTCGGAGCGCACATCTTTGATCCGGAGAACGGCGGTGCCGTCCTCTGGCAGCACCTGTTCTGGTTCTTCGGCCACCCCGAGGTGTACATCATCGCGCTGCCGTTCTTCGGCATCGTTTCGGAGATCTTCCCGGTGTTCAGCCGTAAGCCGATCTTCGGGTACAAGGGACTGGTCTACGCCACGATCTCCATTGCCGCCCTGTCCGTCACCGTGTGGGCCCCACCACATGTACGTCACCGGTTCGGTCCTGCTGCCCTTCTTCTCCTTTATGACGATGCTGATCGCGGTTCCGACAGGGGTGAAGTTCTTCAACTGGATCGGCACCATGTGGCGCGGTTCCATCACGTTCGAGACCCCCATGCTGTGGAGCATCGGCTTCCTGGCGACGTTCCTCTTCGGTGGCCTGACCGGCATCATCCTGGCTTCCCCGCCCCTGGACTTCCATGTCTCTGACTCGTACTTCGTGGTGGCGCACTTCCACTACGTGGTCTTCGGCACCGTGGTGTTCGCCATGTTCGCCGGCTTCTACTTCTGGTGGCCAAAGTGGACCGGCAAGATGCTCAACGAGCGCCTCGGCAAGATCCACTTCTGGTTGCTTTTCCTCGGCTTCCACGGCACGTTCCTGATCCAGCACTGGCTTGGTGTCGAGGGCATGCCGCGCCGCTACGCGGATTACCTGCCGCAGGATAACTTCACCTGGATGAACCAGTTCTCCACCATCGCCTCCTTCGTCCTGGGCGCGTCACTGATCCCGTTCTTCTGGAACGTCTACATCACCTGGCGCAGCAACGAAAAGGTCGAAGTGGATGACCCCTGGGGCTTCGGCGCCTCGCTTGAGTGGGCAACATCCTGCCCGCCGCCGCGGCACAACTTCACCTCCTTGCCCCGCATCCGCTCCGAGCGACCCGCCCTGGACCTGCACCACCCGGAGCTCGCTCAGTCATACACCGTCGACACTTCCGACTCCCCGGCCGCAGCTGTGCTGGGTAACGCCGACCAGAAGGACACCGCCCAGTGATAGTCGAATCCCGCATTTTCGGTCTCGGTGTCTTTTTCTTCGTCCCGGTCTCCGTGATCTACGGGTTCCTGACGAACTGGAGCGAATGGGTCGGTATCCTCGGCATCCTCCTGGTAGGCGGCCTCGCCGGCATGATCGGTGCGTACCTGGGCTTCACCGGCAAGCGTGTCGGCATGCGCCCCGAGGACCGTAACGACGCCGAGATCCATGAAGGCGCCGGTGAGCAGGGCCACTTCAGCCCGTGGAGCTGGTGGCCGCTGGTGCTGGGCCTCGCCTGTGCCGCAGGATTCCTGGGCCTGGCTGTCGGAGTGTGGATCCTCTACATCGGCGGCCTGCTCGCGGTCGTTGCCCTCGTGGGCTGGGTCTACGAGTACAGCCGCGGAGATCACGCGCACTAGAGTCCGCCGGAACTACGGTTCCCGGACCACAGCACTTACGACGGCGGGCCCCACCAAACGGTGGGGCCCGCCGTCGTTCGCGTTACAAGAGGAACGAGTGCCTCATTGCAGGGTGAGGCGGCAAGGTCAACAGTCGGAGCCCTGCTATCTTCTTGCCCGCGGTGCCTGCGTTGTTTCCAGC includes:
- the recO gene encoding DNA repair protein RecO, giving the protein MAPSFAARTYRDDAVVLRTHKLGEADRIITLLTKHHGQVRAVAKGVRRTSSRFGARLEPFMVADLQLISGRSLDIVTQAVAKGAYGGAIAADYGRYTVAAAMTETAEKLTDVDGESGTAQYNLLVGALASLSRSDHAPELILDSYLLRALSTGGWAPSFTDCARCGAAGPHNAFSAPLGGMVCPDCRPPGSPAPAVETVLLLGALLTGNWATADASATVHRREAAGLVAGYLQWHLERVLKSLKHVERT
- a CDS encoding isoprenyl transferase, whose protein sequence is MVAPYPHASGAVPPAIPPELIPRHVAIVMDGNGRWANQRGLPRIEGHKAGEPALLDVVAGAIELGIEYISVYAFSTENWRRSPEEIRFLMGFNKDVLRRQRNQLDDWGVRIRWSGRRPRLWGSVIRELEEAEDYTLGNSTCTLNMCVNYGGRAEIADAVTAIAEDVAAGRLKPKAITERTIQKYLDEPDLPDVDLFLRSSGEQRLSNFMLWQSAYAEFVFLDTLWPDVDRRTLWDAVDIYAQRDRRYGGAVDAAPGAPAG
- a CDS encoding quinone-dependent dihydroorotate dehydrogenase; this encodes MRVYPTFFRLAFSWMDAERAHKIGFKAIRFAHRSGAGRVLQKFTAPAASLQTQAFGLTFPSPFGLAAGFDKEGHGIEALTELGFGHVEVGTITGQAQPGNPAPRLFRLVEDRAVINRMGFNNDGAAAVAPRLKSARAALQRHYPAVRPVIGVNIGKSKAVELDDAVEDYLVSARSLAPAADYLVVNVSSPNTPGLRLLQDVATLRPLLTAVGQEADKAAGRHIPLLVKIAPDLSDEDIDDVARLAMDLQLDGIIATNTTIGRSGLVSGPDTVQACGAGGLSGVPLKVRSLEVLARLKALTNGELTLVSVGGVETAQDVQERLDAGATLVQGYTAFLYEGPFWAARINRMLAKHPARR
- the leuA gene encoding 2-isopropylmalate synthase, whose amino-acid sequence is MRNAQKPSGMPVHRYVPFQDLITVELPDRNWPDKVITKAPRWCAVDLRDGNQALIDPMSPARKMKMFDLLVRMGYKEIEVGFPSASQTDFDFVRQLIEGNHIPDDVSIQVLTQAREHLIERTYESLVGAKQAIVHLYNSTSVLQRRVVFNQDEDGILDIALQGARLCKKYEETLGDTHITYEYSPESFTGTELEYAARVCNAVADVFEASADRQVIINLPATVEMATPNVYADSIEWMHRNLHPREGIIISLHPHNDRGTGVAAAELGYLAGADRIEGCLFGNGERTGNVDLVTLGLNMFVQGIDPMIDFSDIDEIRRTVEYCNQLPVAERSPYGGDLVFTAFSGSHQDAIKKGLEALEKDAAAAGKDVADYPWQVPYLPVDPKDVGRSYEAVIRVNSQSGKGGVAYLLKNEHSLDLPRRAQIEFSGVIQKQTDTMGGEVSGARLWQVFQDEYLPSGAADEQWGRYALGAISTETDEGGDMTLTAALKVDGVQVRRTGTGNGPIAALLSILREDGVDVRVLDYSEHALSEGGSALAAAYVECAVGERVLWGVGIDANTSTSALKAVISAVNRAIRDARA
- a CDS encoding alpha/beta hydrolase, which gives rise to MTTREDAVWQPDVLGSGFECLELPLAQDTEGAVVATLVRHRVQAGTPAGTPGPGRRPEGGGPLAAALRRRLCPDDAGPAASPAPAAPPQAILYLHGWADYFLQAELAEHLGAEGLHFYALDLRKFGRSLRDWQSPGDISDLADYDEDIAAAMAAIAADLALRTGRADAPAVHLVAHSFGGLVAALWAERHPGELATLILNAPWLELQGSSLIRTIATRLVDLLARTDPHQSFRLPNMPGYWESVSREAHGEWELDPRWRPTASFPIRAGWTKAVLAGHALVEGKLDIQEPVLIMLAGRTRIQAEWSEELMGVDAVIDVEETARRALGLGRRTSIYRYPGAIHDIFLSRRGIRREAYRDLVQWLRACPG
- a CDS encoding alpha/beta hydrolase, with the translated sequence MIPEEVTMDWQTDILGDDYQACAFQAAGPDGIERTATLVRRIPDATGEQRPADGRAVLFLHGWSDYFFNVELAEFWAARGFDFFALDMHNHGRSLPHGTHGGYVADLSDYDAEITAAIGIIATLRPAGTAPPQLTLMGHSTGGLIAALWASIHPGDAAPAGSGQPVAGSAWQSCSAPCVQDHGGAVCPVVARIRHPAPGTGLLLAQHQQRGRGRVDAGRPVPATSCVPRPGRLAQRRPGRTVPGGPRVEHRCPDPGAHFRGQRQRNVLEGIHAQHRRGPGCEHDRGSCFEPGQDCDAGADRWGPARCFPLRTAGPRGRLQPACPLDPGLRPG
- a CDS encoding DUF3043 domain-containing protein, with product MFGRKKEAPLAQDEIDRQAAAAAARDTAVGKGAPTPKRNAQVAARKRPLVPEDRKASKAAERAAVQEQRLKMRQALDTGDERFLPLRDKGPQKRFARDYVDARFSLGEYLMFGALVFVIISLLVPAASEQMIYVLGGFWIMFLAVFVDVFILSRKLKKRLTEKFGDVDRGTVWYGSMRSLQFRRLRLPKPLVRRGEFPS